One Megamonas hypermegale genomic window carries:
- the rpmC gene encoding 50S ribosomal protein L29 — MKVNEIREMSAGELNQKLASLKEELFNLRFQLATGQLENPMRIKEVKKTIARIKTVQREQELKA, encoded by the coding sequence ATGAAGGTTAATGAAATACGTGAAATGAGTGCTGGCGAACTTAACCAGAAACTTGCTTCGCTTAAAGAAGAATTATTCAACCTCAGATTTCAGCTTGCTACAGGTCAGCTTGAAAACCCTATGCGTATCAAAGAAGTAAAGAAAACTATTGCTCGCATTAAAACTGTTCAACGTGAACAAGAATTAAAAGCTTAA